A single region of the Myxococcales bacterium genome encodes:
- a CDS encoding type II secretion system protein M — protein sequence MDWNRIIEPIRDTWLGLSDRERRLAAILALVFGLLALFIPLLWAIQSSMQIADENEELETILTQIDASRDKLKERALASQAAQQRYLKRAPDLSAFLEEQGQQVGLTVSRAQPQPDLEIGSFVRRSVRVDLPNISLRPAIELMTAVENSEYPVAIEEIQLSHPQLGEDRFNLRLTVVAFDRQPSRNRSARDE from the coding sequence ATGGACTGGAATAGGATAATAGAACCTATCCGAGATACATGGCTCGGCCTGAGCGACCGAGAGCGCCGGCTTGCGGCGATTCTGGCTTTGGTATTTGGCTTGCTGGCTCTTTTCATCCCGCTCTTATGGGCGATCCAGTCTTCCATGCAGATCGCCGACGAGAACGAGGAACTTGAAACCATTCTCACCCAAATCGATGCCTCAAGAGACAAGCTCAAAGAACGGGCGCTCGCTTCTCAAGCGGCGCAACAACGTTACCTCAAGCGAGCCCCCGATCTCAGCGCGTTCCTCGAAGAACAGGGCCAGCAAGTCGGGCTTACGGTTTCCCGCGCGCAGCCGCAACCTGACCTTGAGATTGGCAGCTTTGTGCGCCGGAGCGTGCGGGTGGACTTGCCTAACATATCCCTGCGCCCCGCGATCGAGCTCATGACAGCCGTGGAAAATAGTGAGTACCCCGTTGCCATCGAAGAAATCCAACTCTCTCATCCGCAACTCGGCGAAGATCGCTTTAACCTGAGACTGACCGTCGTTGCCTTTGACCGTCAACCCT
- a CDS encoding general secretion pathway protein GspK, translating to MTMTLHSRSHRHRKQQGVALIVTLSAIAILAVMVADMHDNVRTSYEAANAKRDELRAEYLAISGISLTRLLIANEPMIRQAVGPLLQALVQKAPPQLPIWQFANEALAPFANLEGVTASGAALGLDFSQAEGLSDTGGTFSITACAESVKLNVNKPLSLQGDSARLSVAVPVFTLLGGYQSPSAYDAMFAGRDADGQISSRTDIVSALIDWWDFDQVATQFDPGARTITSVGSEDNIYHRFEDPYETKNAPYDSLEELHLIRGITDEFWATFVRPDPSNACEDLMTVYGGDTLNPNLAKPESLLAKVCASLTGQPLCVDAQEGARFVQLVGTIRSMFPLPWFSRGGDFLDFLEGKGGENDLFPLLTSFMGGDPSLLFTPVVISQDIRAALEKQFTVESHVITIQSVAKVQKAEVRIRSVVNFHNRWSPPPPNSGTMPSTGIFHYWRFH from the coding sequence ATGACCATGACGCTCCACTCTCGAAGTCATCGACATCGCAAACAGCAAGGCGTAGCGCTGATAGTCACGCTCTCGGCCATCGCTATTCTCGCCGTCATGGTCGCAGACATGCATGACAATGTGCGAACCTCCTACGAGGCGGCCAATGCCAAGCGCGATGAACTGCGAGCGGAGTACTTGGCCATTAGCGGCATCAGCTTGACGCGTCTTTTGATTGCCAATGAACCGATGATTCGCCAAGCGGTAGGGCCTCTATTACAGGCGTTGGTACAAAAGGCTCCGCCCCAACTACCGATCTGGCAATTTGCCAATGAAGCCTTAGCACCATTTGCCAACCTGGAGGGAGTCACGGCGAGCGGCGCCGCTTTGGGGCTCGATTTCTCGCAAGCCGAAGGTCTGAGCGATACCGGCGGTACATTCAGCATCACCGCATGCGCCGAAAGCGTCAAGCTGAACGTTAACAAACCTCTGTCTTTGCAAGGCGATAGTGCGCGACTCAGTGTGGCGGTACCTGTGTTTACCTTGCTGGGCGGCTATCAATCTCCCAGCGCCTACGACGCAATGTTTGCAGGTCGCGATGCGGACGGTCAGATCAGCTCGCGTACCGACATTGTGTCCGCATTAATCGATTGGTGGGACTTTGATCAAGTGGCCACGCAGTTTGATCCAGGTGCACGCACTATCACTAGCGTTGGCAGCGAAGACAACATTTACCATCGTTTTGAGGATCCTTACGAGACGAAGAATGCCCCGTATGACTCACTAGAGGAACTACACCTAATCCGCGGCATCACGGACGAATTTTGGGCGACTTTTGTGCGTCCGGATCCGAGCAACGCATGTGAGGATCTCATGACCGTCTATGGCGGTGATACCCTAAATCCTAACCTGGCAAAGCCCGAGTCTCTTTTGGCAAAGGTATGCGCATCACTGACGGGGCAGCCCTTGTGCGTCGATGCGCAAGAAGGCGCTCGTTTTGTGCAGCTAGTTGGCACGATTCGATCGATGTTCCCGCTGCCGTGGTTCAGCCGCGGCGGGGATTTTCTCGATTTTCTGGAAGGAAAAGGCGGCGAAAACGATCTCTTTCCCTTGTTGACCTCGTTTATGGGAGGCGACCCATCGCTCTTATTTACCCCCGTGGTAATCTCGCAGGACATCCGCGCCGCACTAGAGAAACAGTTTACCGTCGAATCCCACGTCATCACCATCCAATCGGTGGCGAAGGTGCAAAAAGCAGAGGTGCGAATCCGGAGTGTGGTAAACTTTCATAATCGCTGGTCGCCACCTCCTCCCAACTCTGGGACGATGCCCAGCACGGGCATCTTTCACTACTGGCGGTTTCACTGA
- a CDS encoding prepilin-type N-terminal cleavage/methylation domain-containing protein: MRRSRQFGMTLIEVLVAIAVLGLVTMMIWAGFSQTSRNKRRTENTAETYHVLSLALERMVRDLSTAFVSAHTNPSPSLQKVQTAFIGTDDGDFDRIDMSSFSHQRLYQNAHESDAEEVSYFVTDDPRRPRGKVLARRQARRVDEHPKSGGQAMVLVDRVLGFELEYLDSNTNEWTRTWDTRQANGQPNRLPSQVKIILTVNVAEDNEPERTLRLATRATLPLRFALNHAAYNP, translated from the coding sequence ATGCGACGCTCAAGACAGTTTGGCATGACACTGATCGAGGTCCTCGTGGCCATCGCAGTGCTAGGCCTAGTTACGATGATGATTTGGGCGGGATTCTCGCAAACCTCACGCAACAAACGGCGCACCGAGAACACCGCGGAAACCTATCACGTGCTGTCTTTGGCGCTAGAGCGCATGGTGCGCGATCTGTCTACGGCATTCGTGTCTGCGCACACCAATCCAAGCCCAAGCCTGCAAAAGGTGCAAACTGCTTTTATCGGCACCGATGACGGAGACTTCGACCGCATCGATATGTCCTCTTTTTCCCATCAACGTTTGTACCAAAACGCACACGAATCCGATGCCGAGGAAGTATCTTATTTCGTTACGGACGATCCACGGCGACCCCGCGGGAAAGTGCTTGCGCGCCGTCAAGCGAGGCGTGTGGACGAGCATCCGAAATCAGGAGGCCAGGCCATGGTGTTAGTCGACCGCGTTTTGGGATTTGAGCTCGAATATCTCGATTCGAATACCAATGAGTGGACACGCACCTGGGATACCCGCCAAGCCAATGGGCAACCAAACCGCCTACCATCGCAGGTCAAGATTATCCTGACGGTCAACGTTGCAGAAGACAACGAGCCTGAGCGCACCTTGCGCCTGGCGACCCGCGCCACCCTTCCCCTGCGCTTTGCGCTCAACCATGCCGCATATAATCCATGA
- a CDS encoding type II secretion system protein translates to MIARLGKSGQAFSILEVMIAVAILGIALTAIFSSEAGAIHMANRAKKTSVAAILARCKMGEIEERLAREGMPALSLDGEDSCCEDADIKDYVCTWKVTRIHLPTSTLTGEDSPPDSAGSSSNAGATMPPATGAEVEPRADAPSLSEQAGAILDEQSLQSGDFTQLALQYVYPLLAPTIEEQVRRVEIAIEWKEGTRKQSFSLVQYMVSPNTVPTALQQLQQLTPTEEGDKP, encoded by the coding sequence ATGATCGCACGGTTAGGCAAGTCTGGCCAAGCTTTCTCCATTCTGGAGGTGATGATTGCGGTGGCGATTTTGGGGATCGCCTTAACCGCCATCTTTTCAAGCGAGGCTGGCGCCATTCACATGGCCAATCGCGCAAAGAAAACCTCGGTCGCCGCGATTCTGGCCCGCTGCAAAATGGGTGAAATCGAGGAGCGACTCGCGCGTGAGGGGATGCCGGCCCTTTCCCTCGACGGCGAAGATTCCTGCTGCGAAGATGCCGATATCAAAGATTACGTCTGCACGTGGAAGGTAACCCGCATTCACTTGCCAACCTCCACCCTGACCGGTGAAGACTCACCGCCCGATTCCGCAGGCTCAAGCAGCAATGCGGGGGCTACAATGCCGCCCGCAACGGGCGCCGAGGTCGAACCGAGGGCCGATGCCCCGTCACTCAGCGAGCAGGCTGGCGCCATTCTCGACGAACAAAGTCTCCAATCGGGCGACTTCACTCAGCTGGCGCTTCAATATGTTTATCCGCTTTTGGCGCCCACCATTGAAGAGCAGGTGCGTCGGGTCGAAATCGCTATTGAATGGAAGGAGGGAACGCGAAAACAGTCGTTTAGTCTCGTGCAATATATGGTCTCGCCCAACACCGTTCCAACCGCGCTTCAGCAGCTACAGCAGCTGACGCCGACCGAGGAAGGGGACAAACCCTAA
- a CDS encoding prepilin-type N-terminal cleavage/methylation domain-containing protein, which translates to MNNLTDKSKKAHRAQLGMTLVEIMIVMAIIALVMAGVGFALIPQFNRAKVKQTTADIQTVRSAAILWLSDNTGCPTIQDLVDNRFLDKDVRTVDAWGNAFQIECNGEDVEVSSGGPDGEMGSEDDLK; encoded by the coding sequence GTGAACAATCTAACTGACAAAAGCAAAAAGGCCCATCGTGCTCAACTCGGCATGACGCTGGTTGAAATCATGATCGTGATGGCAATCATCGCGCTCGTGATGGCTGGAGTGGGTTTCGCTCTAATTCCGCAGTTTAATAGGGCCAAAGTCAAACAGACCACAGCGGATATTCAAACCGTCCGCTCCGCAGCGATCCTTTGGCTCTCCGATAATACGGGTTGTCCAACAATTCAGGATTTAGTCGACAATCGATTTCTGGATAAGGACGTACGAACCGTGGATGCCTGGGGGAATGCCTTTCAGATTGAATGCAACGGGGAAGATGTCGAGGTTTCATCTGGTGGGCCGGATGGAGAAATGGGTTCGGAGGATGATCTGAAATAA
- a CDS encoding type II secretion system protein GspG: MRYRRTKRSIPLPWEGKLGFVRDALGHRRWKALLAVLVAATLIWILSRVLDAQARTHKTYAAIQQVKQALYVYEIQHGRCPDSLVALFGSQENSEHEFSGIPTDGWGHELHVLCPSPLDAHGFEVFSAGPSGSFFDADNIY, translated from the coding sequence ATGCGGTATCGTCGAACGAAACGAAGCATTCCGTTGCCTTGGGAAGGCAAACTAGGATTTGTACGAGACGCACTGGGTCATCGAAGATGGAAGGCGCTCCTCGCCGTACTCGTGGCGGCTACGTTGATATGGATTCTCTCGCGCGTTCTGGATGCTCAGGCGCGAACTCACAAAACCTATGCTGCCATCCAGCAGGTAAAGCAAGCCTTATACGTCTACGAGATCCAGCACGGGCGCTGCCCTGACTCGCTTGTGGCGCTTTTTGGGAGCCAGGAAAATTCCGAACATGAGTTCTCTGGCATACCCACAGATGGGTGGGGGCACGAACTTCATGTCCTTTGTCCAAGCCCGCTGGATGCACACGGATTTGAAGTATTTTCCGCGGGCCCGAGTGGCTCGTTCTTTGACGCGGATAACATCTATTAG
- the gspF gene encoding type II secretion system inner membrane protein GspF, with translation MTVFAWQGVSGEGKIIKGVRDADSPKALRQLLRRDGVLVTKVQEKTSHEIAGDSGISIKRWLNRVSTADLALATRQLATLLKSGIPLVDALNALIEQLEKPDLQSAFNQTRAKVNEGISLAEALGEHPKQFSDLYVSMVAAGESSGTLETVLARLAEFLEAQARLKSKVLSAMAYPIFMALMGTAVVGLMMVVVVPKVTSIFQDFNQVLPWYTRVLILVSNVISGYWWALLLVGASGVYAFRRWKATPEGRDKWDLFILRVPQLGSLVVMIAVTRFSRTLATMLSSGVPMLSAMETSRRVLGNTALMKVIEDARNSVREGESIADPIKRSGRFPPIVTHMIAIGERSGQLEEMLENVAAAYDSQVESKLATMTALLEPIMIVVMGGIAGSIAFSILMPLMKLNEFIG, from the coding sequence ATGACAGTGTTTGCGTGGCAAGGCGTGAGCGGCGAGGGGAAGATCATCAAAGGCGTCCGAGACGCTGATAGTCCCAAAGCCCTCCGACAGCTTCTGCGCCGAGATGGTGTTCTTGTAACTAAGGTACAGGAGAAGACCTCCCATGAAATCGCGGGTGATTCAGGCATTAGTATCAAGCGATGGCTCAATCGCGTTTCAACCGCCGATCTAGCACTGGCCACCCGCCAACTCGCCACCTTACTTAAGAGCGGCATACCCCTCGTGGACGCATTGAACGCCTTGATCGAGCAGCTCGAGAAACCTGATCTCCAGTCGGCGTTCAATCAGACGCGTGCGAAGGTCAATGAGGGTATTAGCCTCGCTGAAGCGTTGGGCGAACACCCCAAACAATTCAGTGATCTTTACGTAAGCATGGTCGCAGCAGGCGAGAGCTCCGGTACTCTGGAAACCGTTCTTGCTCGACTTGCCGAGTTCTTGGAGGCCCAAGCACGGCTAAAGAGCAAAGTTCTCAGCGCGATGGCCTACCCCATTTTCATGGCGCTCATGGGCACCGCGGTCGTGGGGCTCATGATGGTGGTGGTGGTGCCGAAAGTCACCTCCATTTTCCAAGATTTTAATCAAGTATTACCGTGGTATACGCGTGTTTTGATTCTTGTCAGCAACGTCATATCCGGGTACTGGTGGGCGTTGCTCTTGGTGGGCGCGAGCGGGGTCTATGCCTTTCGCAGATGGAAAGCGACGCCAGAGGGGCGGGATAAATGGGACCTGTTCATCTTGCGCGTTCCCCAGTTGGGATCACTCGTGGTGATGATCGCAGTGACGCGTTTCTCACGGACGCTCGCCACCATGCTCTCAAGTGGCGTCCCCATGCTAAGTGCAATGGAGACAAGTCGTCGGGTACTGGGAAATACCGCATTGATGAAGGTGATTGAAGACGCGCGCAATTCAGTGCGAGAGGGCGAAAGCATAGCGGATCCCATCAAGAGGAGTGGTCGGTTCCCTCCGATTGTCACCCACATGATCGCCATTGGTGAGCGTTCAGGCCAACTCGAAGAGATGCTTGAGAATGTGGCGGCTGCATATGACAGCCAGGTTGAGAGCAAACTCGCCACCATGACTGCGTTACTCGAGCCGATAATGATAGTTGTCATGGGCGGTATTGCCGGGAGCATTGCATTCTCGATACTCATGCCGCTCATGAAGCTCAACGAGTTTATAGGCTGA
- the gspE gene encoding type II secretion system ATPase GspE: MPEFLSEILLRRGTVPAEQLTDAAATAERDRITLAQVLVNRRLLDEKQLLTAIAEELGMPVVEHIKTEEVPAELINAIPIAFARHHRLLPMYERDGVVHVATAHPLELSALDDLRVLLGKPTLPVAALEDTIVDAINRVYERKDETALAEAKDGKEEEELQDLIDMTDEAPVIRWVNNLFYHAVRDRVSDIHIEPSDHEVVVRYRIDGELYPVRTAHKGFLPSIVSRVKIEAGLNIAEKRLPQDGRITKKIAGKLVDVRVSTIPTSRGERIVMRLLDKEQVLLDLPELGFDREQLSLMESLIERPDGIILVTGPTGSGKTTTLYACLNKLNKPGINILTVEDPVEYELRGIGQMQIQPRIGLSFASGLRSFLRQDPDVIMVGEIRDHETAEIAIHASLTGHLVLSTLHTNDASGAVTRLAEMGVQPFHISSTLVAVLAQRLVRRLCLECRQLYHPGSEEVRALGINPDLVPTQTNPSIKLGDSEDPASMASRSLSSDATFYRPVGCEKCAGTGYRGRLGIYELLVVDEAIRREINSSSDSKTLHRVAVQRGMRSLREDGGRQVLAGWTSIEEVLAATQAGELEQP; this comes from the coding sequence ATGCCGGAGTTTCTCAGTGAAATATTGCTGCGGCGTGGGACGGTCCCAGCCGAGCAGCTGACAGACGCGGCGGCGACGGCCGAACGCGATCGAATTACTTTGGCGCAGGTGCTCGTGAACCGACGCCTTTTGGACGAGAAGCAACTTCTGACGGCCATTGCTGAGGAGCTGGGCATGCCCGTGGTCGAGCACATCAAGACAGAAGAGGTGCCAGCCGAACTCATCAATGCCATTCCCATTGCGTTCGCACGTCACCATCGACTTCTGCCGATGTATGAGCGCGACGGCGTGGTGCATGTGGCAACGGCTCACCCCTTGGAACTATCCGCACTTGATGATCTACGCGTCTTATTGGGAAAGCCAACGCTGCCTGTGGCCGCACTCGAAGACACCATTGTCGATGCCATCAACCGCGTTTACGAACGCAAGGACGAGACCGCTCTTGCGGAAGCCAAAGACGGAAAAGAAGAGGAGGAACTTCAAGACCTCATCGACATGACCGATGAGGCTCCCGTCATCCGTTGGGTCAATAACTTGTTCTATCATGCTGTGCGTGATCGCGTCTCCGACATTCACATTGAGCCCTCAGACCACGAGGTAGTGGTACGCTACCGTATTGATGGCGAGCTTTATCCCGTGCGTACCGCGCACAAGGGTTTTCTGCCATCGATTGTCAGTCGCGTGAAGATTGAGGCGGGCCTCAATATCGCTGAAAAACGGCTTCCCCAAGATGGCCGCATCACCAAGAAAATCGCTGGCAAATTGGTGGACGTTCGTGTCTCGACGATTCCAACGTCTCGGGGCGAGCGGATAGTCATGCGCCTCTTGGACAAGGAACAAGTCTTGCTCGACTTGCCGGAGCTGGGATTTGACAGGGAGCAGCTCTCGCTCATGGAGTCGCTGATCGAGCGGCCAGACGGCATCATTCTTGTGACCGGGCCTACGGGATCAGGAAAAACCACGACGCTCTATGCGTGCCTCAACAAACTCAATAAACCGGGCATCAATATTCTCACCGTTGAAGACCCTGTCGAATATGAGCTGCGAGGCATTGGCCAGATGCAGATTCAACCCCGCATCGGTCTGTCGTTTGCCTCGGGATTGCGAAGCTTTTTGCGTCAGGATCCGGATGTCATCATGGTTGGCGAAATCCGCGATCACGAAACGGCGGAGATCGCAATCCATGCATCGCTCACGGGCCATTTGGTGCTCTCTACCCTTCACACCAACGATGCTTCAGGAGCGGTGACGCGGCTTGCTGAGATGGGCGTTCAGCCGTTTCATATCTCGTCGACGCTTGTGGCTGTATTGGCTCAGCGATTGGTACGGCGCCTTTGTCTCGAGTGTCGCCAACTTTACCATCCGGGAAGCGAGGAAGTGCGGGCATTGGGCATCAATCCGGATCTGGTTCCTACGCAGACGAATCCTTCCATCAAGCTTGGCGATTCAGAGGACCCTGCCTCGATGGCCTCCCGGTCACTCTCTAGCGACGCCACTTTTTACAGGCCAGTGGGATGTGAAAAATGCGCGGGAACGGGCTATCGGGGCCGACTAGGGATTTATGAGCTTCTCGTCGTCGATGAAGCCATTCGCCGCGAGATCAACAGCAGCAGCGACTCCAAGACCTTACATCGCGTTGCGGTCCAACGGGGCATGCGTTCTTTGCGCGAAGATGGCGGACGACAGGTGCTGGCCGGATGGACGAGCATTGAAGAGGTGTTGGCCGCCACCCAAGCGGGCGAACTGGAGCAGCCATGA
- the gspD gene encoding type II secretion system secretin GspD, with protein MGLIRRHTYSPIHSAESRSIRRFFGLPLRGLSGFMALFILYAPVAWAQPKPSPEPPKAPERRARPVQIQRTPRILPAAPSGNAVPSAPPTPPTSPVAPASPPVPPDRPQAPGDVPTTIKPFETGIEYKPTPPGTRITFNLEDAGLTELVRLISQITGRRFILPSKTRDIKATVFAPTQVTAAEAYQAFLSILEINGLSVVPSGRYLKIVESAGIEKQPLTTYAPGEATPVDDRYITRMHRLENVTAEDTAQLLGRFSSSEGSITAYAPTNTLIITDTGSNIRRMMNILENIDVPRTGEQVWIEPVFYANASELAATLNEMFPAGQSTGSKPPSHSPSSGSSPSARSSKSSGDSGPTTVGARAGDSRVTKILADERSNSLIIVATEQAYMRMLEIIRELDKSFEGEGRIHIHYLQHGDSEQIAKTLSELAGSTSGSRPSRGGKGGSDAAAAQPATSAEFEGAIKITAHPANNALVITASMHDYVTLRPIIEKLDQRRRQVFIEAVIMDLTVDRSRQLGMAFHGGIANQPEDGSLGVLGWQANKTVNFDPTLLTGLAVGVRGPEVQTAQNIGLTLPAFGVALTAMANSSDANILATPHLIAMDNEEAEISIGENVPLQTSGLGGINPAALSGAAGGQQNAAGALGGLGALGALGGFGLGAVPRQDVGTTIRITPHINDDNEIRLEIQEEISEAGASTEGTLGVRSITKRTAKTQLAVRDQETVVIGGLMRDTLSTSETKVPILGDIPLLGALFRNTKRQTRKSNLLLFLTPYVVREPADLRAIFERKMRERQEFLDRYMVFSDDDYTPPMDYSRTRGLLAEMVSEITTIREEHRLYEEAQSKPQLEHNPRAPLGAAEPSQSNDTSTSMVVGPEGNPSMAQDEYERSFFPPSNGDGTSSETPDRPPIIPFIRPGDPEAPPPTSPAGPSEESNAGVSQ; from the coding sequence ATGGGCCTTATCAGACGCCACACCTATTCTCCGATTCATTCAGCAGAGTCGCGTTCGATACGCCGTTTCTTTGGGCTTCCGTTGAGAGGCCTCAGCGGCTTTATGGCGCTTTTCATACTTTATGCGCCCGTAGCATGGGCGCAGCCCAAGCCATCGCCCGAACCGCCCAAGGCCCCTGAGCGACGGGCTCGGCCGGTGCAGATTCAGCGAACGCCGCGCATCTTGCCTGCGGCACCTTCGGGCAACGCCGTGCCGTCCGCGCCGCCCACGCCGCCAACCTCCCCCGTCGCGCCCGCCTCTCCCCCAGTACCGCCCGATCGGCCGCAAGCGCCGGGAGATGTGCCGACGACCATCAAGCCGTTCGAGACCGGGATCGAGTACAAGCCCACACCGCCGGGAACGCGCATCACATTTAACCTTGAAGATGCCGGACTGACCGAGCTTGTAAGGCTCATATCGCAGATTACCGGTCGGCGGTTTATATTGCCGAGCAAGACACGGGATATTAAAGCCACGGTGTTTGCACCAACTCAGGTCACTGCCGCCGAAGCGTACCAAGCGTTTTTATCGATTCTAGAAATCAATGGACTCTCGGTGGTTCCCTCGGGCCGGTATCTCAAGATCGTCGAGTCCGCTGGAATCGAAAAGCAACCACTCACCACCTATGCGCCCGGAGAGGCAACCCCCGTCGATGATCGATATATCACCCGCATGCATAGGCTAGAGAATGTCACTGCTGAGGATACCGCTCAACTGCTTGGACGCTTCAGTTCGAGCGAAGGAAGCATTACCGCGTATGCGCCTACCAATACCTTGATCATCACGGATACGGGCTCGAACATACGGCGCATGATGAACATTCTTGAGAATATTGATGTGCCGCGGACGGGTGAACAAGTGTGGATAGAGCCAGTGTTCTACGCCAACGCCTCAGAGCTTGCGGCGACACTCAATGAAATGTTTCCCGCAGGCCAAAGCACGGGCTCAAAGCCGCCATCTCACTCGCCCTCCTCGGGAAGCTCCCCCTCTGCGCGCTCAAGCAAATCATCAGGTGATTCAGGCCCAACCACCGTCGGCGCGAGGGCCGGAGACTCTCGCGTAACAAAGATTCTGGCCGATGAGCGCTCAAACTCGCTGATTATCGTCGCAACCGAACAGGCGTATATGCGCATGCTGGAGATTATCCGCGAGCTCGATAAGTCATTCGAGGGCGAAGGCCGCATTCATATCCATTACCTCCAGCATGGTGACTCCGAGCAGATAGCCAAAACGCTCAGTGAGCTTGCAGGGTCCACAAGCGGATCGCGCCCCTCACGGGGTGGCAAGGGCGGAAGTGATGCTGCGGCGGCTCAGCCCGCCACGAGCGCAGAGTTTGAAGGCGCCATCAAGATAACCGCCCATCCCGCTAATAACGCACTCGTGATCACCGCTTCGATGCACGACTATGTCACCCTTCGGCCTATCATCGAGAAGCTCGATCAGCGTAGACGCCAGGTGTTTATCGAGGCCGTCATCATGGATCTCACCGTCGACCGTTCCCGCCAACTTGGCATGGCATTTCACGGCGGCATCGCCAACCAACCAGAGGATGGTTCTCTAGGCGTCTTGGGTTGGCAAGCCAACAAGACCGTCAACTTTGATCCCACGCTGTTGACCGGTTTGGCCGTGGGCGTCCGGGGTCCCGAGGTGCAGACCGCACAGAATATCGGACTTACCCTGCCCGCCTTTGGCGTCGCCCTGACTGCAATGGCGAACTCGTCCGACGCTAACATTTTGGCCACTCCACATTTGATTGCGATGGACAACGAGGAAGCTGAGATCAGCATTGGCGAAAACGTGCCCTTACAGACGTCAGGGCTCGGGGGAATCAACCCGGCTGCACTCTCGGGCGCAGCCGGCGGCCAACAGAACGCGGCGGGTGCACTCGGTGGACTGGGTGCCCTCGGTGCACTTGGAGGATTTGGCTTGGGCGCGGTGCCCCGCCAAGATGTGGGCACCACCATTCGTATCACGCCTCACATTAACGATGACAACGAGATCCGCCTTGAGATTCAGGAAGAGATCTCGGAGGCTGGGGCCTCCACCGAAGGCACACTGGGCGTACGGTCCATCACCAAGCGCACCGCCAAAACGCAACTCGCGGTGCGTGACCAGGAAACTGTGGTGATCGGTGGCTTGATGCGTGACACGTTATCTACGTCCGAGACAAAGGTGCCCATCTTGGGGGATATTCCGCTCTTGGGAGCGCTATTCCGCAATACCAAGCGCCAGACACGTAAATCCAATTTGCTGCTGTTTCTTACACCGTACGTGGTTCGGGAGCCCGCCGATCTTCGCGCGATCTTTGAACGTAAAATGCGGGAACGTCAGGAATTCTTGGATAGGTACATGGTCTTTAGCGACGACGATTACACGCCGCCGATGGATTACTCGCGTACTCGCGGGCTACTTGCTGAAATGGTGAGCGAAATCACCACGATTCGCGAAGAGCATCGGCTGTATGAAGAAGCTCAATCGAAACCCCAGCTTGAGCACAATCCACGCGCCCCCTTAGGCGCGGCGGAGCCCTCACAGTCGAATGACACCTCGACTTCTATGGTGGTCGGTCCTGAAGGCAATCCATCGATGGCGCAAGATGAGTACGAGCGCTCTTTTTTCCCTCCCTCAAACGGCGACGGGACAAGTTCCGAAACGCCTGACCGTCCACCCATTATTCCCTTTATAAGGCCAGGCGACCCAGAGGCCCCGCCACCGACGTCACCAGCAGGCCCTAGCGAGGAGAGCAATGCCGGAGTTTCTCAGTGA